Proteins from a genomic interval of Plasmodium reichenowi strain SY57 chromosome 11, whole genome shotgun sequence:
- a CDS encoding transcription factor with AP2 domain(s) — translation MSNPFNSSEYIKGDNEHKSGYEEMKEYTNVNKNINLNEYTKDHINIKDDHGIIKNDRKECKDSHPESQDMCNVSNKHYISANHMESIKEQNVTHQMNETLLHNKMYNEEENNILSNITQYRKNDQNEQKINDSDDILIKESRNNYHNNNENIQMNNINDELIRDVSDVSNYEQDKMNVCDEAKKNEVLSSYISLNDENSEREIKLGISINCNSTKGTNETNKINGIDDNNDDNNDDNNDDNNNDDNNDDNNDDNNDDNNNDNNNDNNNDNNNDNNNDNNNDNIHNNIFNNIHNNIHNNIYNNSSCYELKYIMEEDKEKNNNIVTQQSINYEDNEIKNNSNYVKESDKNVVDTKIDNINFVNQETEICNESDVNNNNINDIRNNSNVLDVVNNNISSNSPMLPNVDISSNDEVKQNCDNLNNYIINDTIDNKQEQYNNNESSIMINTDNYSNNNSILNNENVYDTIDDEPKQICSDSDTYTYNNMNNNDVENITNNVEVYKNDFTMMNEHFVENANYHDDKGDQLNIQDDNLCIKNEPTSFSQDNENVNASNKVIISSEMEQNVMNDELKNDHVINKETNEHQDKNNMISHQNESEQHEICNDINEYNNNNNNKSIRNQNDENDFMNKNINTTENEQIKHERTINKSNETYHTCTINKIEEHIVSNKMNHEHIEQKGSNDTVIYDVVNNERDTNNNNNMKNMKNVKNVKNVKNVKNMKNIKNDMENIVKKISQDTVIVDVNDELLDPNINNDFIKKKVSEDTIVSAIQSERKEGKKNKRAANKINEQKVLTPTKGFVNDMSYVGTVGQARQASKMIQMDPMIQMDPMIQMDPMIQMDPMIQMDPMMQMDPRIQMDPRMQMDPKIQMDPKIQMDSMIQMDPKIQMDSMIQMDPKIQMDPKIQMDPMIQMDPMNQINQSNQMNHINYINQNNHINNIYHMSSSNPVEDEYKSNLMNNMNSYVTMNDFNGDMDCKYAQSGRKDFMRNRGKVEQIMNMNNEKYLQWFDTIYTVCVKLDDLCCRLSGTFPHSMNIWEREGKINMNTLKSAFYKYEDMKLNLNNNDEENNKSVMMSPNYTASNNVDSSIDDAYMKFNYMSPNIINKNDDIKIKRIKKYNINHMDDSNISMYTKNSINKQLNLTNNNRKNYGSNDPYTTVENYTPMDNISQMENCPQIDNYTSNIIDPNVCNNFISCNKNNKINQNKNNKVMNTNSVHDYVIPNDLYNIENINIIGNNTAHNEKGKRTRRKSSDKNIKAGKLTKEEELELLKLYNNENNISNIASIQNNITNNIITNGKYSNDLFFHQNGFNNCSLYNEENKMNCSETLNIVPSNHNNNNIMCSNNHINMLPMNNNLINYKDENTSTTKKGKKGNRKINATKNIEKKTPKKNNTVNRTNNKVIKNESEFEYLLELSDKEGPNLDNPEDLKCDVAGVYWDKRSWIASWYDNGKRYYKSFSAKTHGFYKSKFWAIKVRLSKVKGQTIFGKNSRKNKNNKTDADNTNGNNNNVNNAHASNIITANNLNNVNNLNNVNNLNNVNNLSNVNNLNNVNNLNNVNNLNNINNNTNISSTNMTGSSLNSPLLNGVHMNNIHMNSINRNNLNMNNINMNNINMNNVNDMNNVNINNPNIINDNHMPYHNPIMPVNNNIPLNNL, via the coding sequence ATGAGTAACCCATTTAATTCGTCGGAATATATTAAAGGAGACAATGAGCATAAAAGTGGATATGAAGAAATGAAAGAATATACGaatgttaataaaaatataaatcttaatgaatatacaaaagaccatattaatattaaagatGATCATGGgataattaaaaatgatagGAAAGAATGTAAAGATTCTCACCCTGAAAGTCAGGACATGTGTAATGTTAGTAACaaacattatatatcaGCTAATCATATGGAAAGTataaaagaacaaaatgTTACACACCAGATGAATGAAACattattacataataaaatgtataatgAAGAGgagaataatatattaagtAATATAACACAATATCGAAAGAATGATCAAAATGAGcagaaaataaatgattCGGATgacattttaataaaagagagtagaaataattatcataataataatgaaaatattcaaatgaataatataaatgatgaaCTAATTAGAGATGTTTCAGATGTCTCTAATTATGAACAAGATAAAATGAACGTGTGTGATGAAGCAAAGAAAAATGAAGTATTGTCGTCTTATATTTCATTGAATGATGAAAATTCAGAAAGGGAAATTAAACTGGGTATATCTATTAATTGTAACAGTACAAAAGGAACAAAtgaaacaaataaaataaatggaATAGATGacaataatgatgataataatgatgataataatgatgataataataatgatgataataatgatgataataatgatgataataatgatgataataataatgataataataatgataataataatgataataataatgataataataatgataataataatgataatattcataataatatttttaataatattcataataatattcataataatatttataataatagttcATGTTATGAactaaaatatattatggaagaagataaggaaaaaaataataatatcgTCACACAACAAAGTATTAATTATGAAGATAAcgaaattaaaaataattctaATTATGTTAAAGAAAGTGATAAAAATGTTGTAGATACAAAAATAGACAACATAAATTTTGTCAATCAGGAAACTGAAATATGTAATGAATCAgatgtaaataataacaatattaatgatattAGAAATAATTCAAACGTATTAGATGttgttaataataatatatcatcaaATAGTCCTATGTTACCAAATGTTGATATTTCATCAAACGATGAAGTAAAACAAAATTgtgataatttaaataactatattattaatgatACCATAGACAACAAACAAgaacaatataataataacgaATCATCTATTATGATAAACACAGATAATTATAGCAACAACAATTCCATCTTGAATAACGAAAATGTATATGACACTATAGATGATGAACCCAAACAAATTTGCAGTGATAGCGatacatatacatacaataatatgaataataacgatgtagaaaatataacaaataatgTAGAGGtgtataaaaatgattttaCTATGATGAACGAACATTTTGTAGAGAACGCAAATTATCATGATGATAAGGGTGACCAACTAAATATTCAGGATGataatttatgtataaaaaatgaaccAACATCCTTTTCTCAAGATAACGAAAATGTGAATGCATCAAATAAAGTTATCATTTCTTCTGAGATGGAACAAAATGTAATGAACGATGAACTGAAGAACGATcatgtaataaataaagaaacaAATGAACATcaagataaaaataatatgatatcACATCAAAATGAAAGTGAGCAACATGAAATATGTAATGacataaatgaatataataataataataataataaaagtataaggaatcaaaatgatgaaaatgattttatgaataaaaatattaatacaaCAGAAAATGAACAAATCAAACATGAACgtacaataaataaatccAACGAAACATATCATACATGTacaattaataaaattgaaGAACATATTGTatcaaataaaatgaatCATGAACACATTGAACAAAAAGGAAGTAATGACACAGTGATATATGATGTTGTAAACAACGAAAGGGACAcaaataacaataataatatgaaaaatatgaaaaatgtgaaaaatgtgaaaaatgtgaaaaatgtgaaaaatatgaaaaatataaaaaatgatatggAAAATATAGTGAAAAAGATTAGCCAAGATACCGTTATTGTTGATGTTAATGATGAATTATTAGATCCtaacataaataatgattttataaaaaaaaaagttagTGAAGATACTATTGTCAGTGCAATTCAGAGTGAAAGGAAAGAGGggaagaaaaataaaagagcagccaataaaataaatgaacaaaaGGTGTTGACACCTACGAAAGGTTTTGTGAATGACATGAGTTATGTAGGAACTGTAGGTCAGGCGAGGCAAGCAAGCAAAATGATACAAATGGATCCAATGATACAAATGGATCCAATGATACAAATGGATCCAATGATACAAATGGATCCAATGATACAAATGGATCCAATGATGCAAATGGACCCAAGGATACAAATGGATCCAAGGATGCAAATGGATCCAAAGATACAAATGGATCCAAAGATACAAATGGATTCAATGATACAAATGGATCCAAAGATACAAATGGATTCAATGATACAAATGGATCCAAAGATACAAATGGATCCAAAGATACAAATGGATCCAATGATACAAATGGATCCAATGAACCAAATAAACCAATCCAACCAGATgaatcatataaattatataaaccAAAATAACCATATAAACAACATATATCACATGTCTAGTTCTAATCCTGTTGAGGATGAATACAAGTCCAACCTcatgaataatatgaatagCTACGTTACAATGAATGATTTCAACGGAGATATGGATTGTAAGTATGCACAAAGCGGAAGGAAAGATTTTATGAGGAATAGAGGGAAGGTAGAACAAATTATGAATATGAACAATGAGAAATATTTACAATGGTTTGACACAATTTACACGGTATGTGTAAAATTGGATGATTTGTGTTGTAGGTTGAGTGGTACATTTCCTCATTCAATGAATATATGGGAAAGAGAAGGGAAAATTAATATGAATACATTAAAATCAgcattttataaatatgaagatATGAAATtgaatttaaataataatgatgaagaGAATAATAAGTCTGTTATGATGAGTCCGAATTATACAGCAAGTAATAATGTAGATTCTTCTATTGATGATGCTTATATgaaatttaattatatgtcTCCAAacataattaataaaaatgatgatataaaaataaaaagaataaaaaaatataatataaatcatatgGATGATAGTAACATATCAATGTATACGAAAAATTCTATTAATAAACAATTAAACTtaacaaataataacagAAAAAATTACGGATCAAATGATCCTTATACTACTGTCGAAAATTATACACCTATGGATAATATATCTCAAATGGAAAATTGCCCACAAATCGATAATTATACTTCTAATATAATAGATCCAAATGtttgtaataattttataagttgtaataaaaataacaaaataaatcaaaataaaaataataaagtcATGAATACAAATTCTGTTCATGATTATGTAATACCtaatgatttatataatatagaaaatataaatatcataGGAAATAATACTGCACATAATGAAAAGGGAAAAAGAACAAGGAGAAAATCCTCAGACAAAAATATCAAAGCTGGAAAACTTACTAAAGAAGAAGAATTGGAACTTttgaaattatataataatgaaaataacaTATCAAATATAGCAAGcatacaaaataatatcacaaataatataataactaACGGAAAATATTCtaatgatttattttttcatcaaAATGGATTTAATAATTGTTCTTTATAcaatgaagaaaataaaatgaattgTTCAGAAACTCTAAATATAGTACCAAGTAACcataacaataataatattatgtgtTCAAACAACCATATCAATATGCTTCCaatgaataataatctAATTAATTACAAAGATGAAAATACAAGTACTActaaaaaaggaaaaaaaggaaatagaaaaataaatgctacaaaaaatatagaaaaaaaaacacctaaaaaaaataacacaGTAAATAGAACTAACAATAAAGTTATCAAAAATGAAAGCGAATTTGAATACCTATTAGAATTATCCGACAAAGAAGGACCTAATCTAGATAATCCAGAAGATTTAAAATGTGATGTAGCTGGAGTATACTGGGATAAGAGAAGTTGGATAGCATCATGGTATGACAATGGAAAACGTTATTATAAATCTTTCTCTGCAAAAACACATGGGTTCTATAAATCAAAGTTTTGGGCTATTAAAGTTAGACTCTCAAAGGTTAAGGGACAAACCATTTTTGGAAAAAACAGcagaaaaaataaaaataacaagACGGATGCGGATAATACAAATGGAAATAACAACAATGTGAATAATGCCCATGCAAGTAATATAATCACAGCgaataatttaaataatgtgAACAATTTAAACAATGTGAACAATTTAAACAATGTGAACAATTTAAGCAATGTGAACAATTTAAACAATGTGAACAATTTAAACAATGTGAACAAtttaaacaatataaataataatacaaatattagTAGCACAAATATGACTGGTTCCTCCTTAAATAGTCCTCTCTTGAACGGAGTACATATGAACAACATCCATATGAACAGTATTAACagaaataatttaaatatgaataatatcaatatgaacaacataaatatgaataatgtAAATGACATGAAcaatgtaaatataaataacccaaatattattaatgatAATCATATGCCTTATCACAACCCTATTATGCCagttaataataacatcccccttaataatttataa